A DNA window from Methanomassiliicoccus sp. contains the following coding sequences:
- a CDS encoding ferredoxin-thioredoxin reductase catalytic domain-containing protein translates to MAVKKLWRCNVCNDIHYGIKGPAICPTCGAKNAFTLIDYPESKKVIIDRGDRLDQVDQLLDVWEKFAEGKPFKLNPDREFVKTLAKGELENQKNHGLKYCPCRITTGDLEEDLNLICPCNFFIQPVYKETGECWCGLFVKRE, encoded by the coding sequence ATGGCGGTGAAGAAGCTCTGGCGTTGCAACGTATGCAATGACATCCACTATGGCATCAAGGGACCAGCTATCTGCCCCACCTGCGGGGCCAAGAACGCCTTCACGCTGATCGACTACCCGGAGTCGAAGAAGGTCATCATCGACCGGGGCGACAGGCTCGATCAGGTGGACCAGCTACTGGATGTGTGGGAAAAGTTCGCCGAAGGAAAACCGTTCAAGCTCAATCCCGACCGGGAGTTCGTCAAAACGCTGGCCAAGGGTGAGCTGGAGAACCAGAAGAACCACGGCCTGAAGTATTGCCCCTGCCGGATCACCACCGGGGACCTCGAGGAGGATCTCAATCTGATATGCCCCTGCAACTTCTTCATTCAGCCGGTCTACAAGGAGACGGGTGAATGCTGGTGCGGATTGTTCGTTAAGAGGGAATGA
- a CDS encoding flavin reductase family protein, whose protein sequence is MTEENLKLDMGAIEAVMQLPPAPVMLLAVGEKEQNITTIGMFNVFSVDPTIVGIGIKTSRFSYKLLEETEDFSLNVPGKDILEQVVKCGYQSGSRLNKFAEVGLTPQPGKRIRSPSIAECPLNIEVKKLEQVDRGDWDHIWYMGKVVHTDITKDYDRSDVLIYWDGEFRTPGPVIKRL, encoded by the coding sequence ATGACGGAGGAGAACCTCAAGCTGGACATGGGAGCGATCGAAGCGGTCATGCAGCTACCCCCCGCCCCGGTCATGCTCCTGGCAGTAGGAGAGAAAGAGCAGAACATCACCACCATCGGCATGTTCAACGTGTTCTCGGTGGACCCGACCATCGTGGGCATAGGGATCAAGACCTCGCGGTTCAGCTACAAGCTGCTGGAGGAGACCGAGGATTTCTCCCTCAACGTGCCGGGCAAGGACATCCTAGAACAGGTCGTGAAATGCGGCTACCAGTCCGGGAGTAGACTTAACAAGTTCGCGGAGGTCGGCCTTACTCCCCAGCCAGGAAAAAGGATAAGATCGCCGAGCATAGCGGAGTGCCCGCTGAACATCGAAGTCAAGAAGCTAGAGCAGGTCGACCGGGGGGATTGGGACCACATCTGGTACATGGGCAAGGTGGTCCACACCGACATCACCAAGGACTACGACCGCTCAGATGTACTCATCTACTGGGACGGCGAGTTCAGGACACCGGGGCCGGTCATCAAGAGACTCTGA
- a CDS encoding peptidylprolyl isomerase, whose protein sequence is MVTKVHAAHILVKDQNKAYELLARIKSGESFEAIAKQYSQCPSKAKGGDLGTFGRGQMVKKFEDAAFNGKKGEVVGPVKTEFGYHLIKIIDSQ, encoded by the coding sequence ATGGTTACCAAAGTTCACGCCGCGCATATACTGGTCAAGGATCAGAACAAGGCTTACGAGCTCCTCGCCCGCATCAAGTCGGGAGAAAGCTTCGAGGCCATCGCCAAGCAGTATTCCCAGTGTCCGTCCAAGGCCAAGGGAGGGGACCTCGGCACCTTCGGCCGGGGACAGATGGTAAAGAAGTTCGAGGATGCAGCCTTCAACGGCAAGAAGGGAGAAGTGGTCGGGCCGGTGAAGACGGAGTTCGGCTACCACCTCATCAAGATCATCGACTCTCAGTGA
- a CDS encoding thioredoxin family protein, producing MKIEVFYSMRCGKCRLMESATYAALEELGMNEEVDKILNPQVAMERGIMSQPALWINGHLKVQGRVPLIEEIKEMIMEERRLEGTPGPK from the coding sequence ATGAAGATCGAGGTCTTTTACTCAATGCGGTGCGGCAAGTGCCGCCTCATGGAATCGGCCACCTATGCGGCCCTGGAGGAGCTGGGGATGAACGAGGAGGTCGATAAGATCCTCAATCCCCAGGTGGCCATGGAGCGGGGGATTATGTCCCAGCCGGCGCTATGGATCAATGGACATCTCAAGGTGCAGGGCCGGGTGCCCCTGATCGAGGAGATCAAGGAGATGATCATGGAGGAGCGCCGTTTGGAGGGGACCCCTGGTCCGAAGTGA
- the hisD gene encoding histidinol dehydrogenase, whose amino-acid sequence MLKQLDVGQWSDKRRGSIGEVRRPVEDIIAQVRERGDDALLDLTERFDKVRPDHIRVAREDIEEAYRQVDDKVVDALRRSKANVEAFHRLQRPADMWTREVAPGLVLGVKNTSLDRIGIYVPGGRASYPSTVIMCAVPAKVAGVPHIIMCTPPPVNPLTLVAADIAGVDAVYTVGGAQAIAAMAFGTRSIDPVQKIVGPGNVYVTMAKMLLRDRVEIDSPAGPSEIAVLADSSAEPEFIAADMLAQAEHDPNAACVLVTTDENLVSKVGREIERSVPRSERKEIIERSLQNCGYVLARDIASAVEIVNFIAPEHLSIQVSDPQAALKDIRNAGSIFVGRYAAVALGDYASGTNHVLPTAGYAHVHSGLDVMHFMKRSSVQIVDQEGLEVLGDTVETLSRAEGLHAHARSVAVRRKRQD is encoded by the coding sequence ATGTTGAAGCAGCTGGATGTCGGTCAGTGGAGCGATAAGCGGCGGGGGAGCATCGGAGAGGTGCGCCGCCCGGTGGAGGACATCATCGCCCAGGTCCGCGAGCGGGGGGATGATGCCCTCCTGGACCTGACCGAGAGGTTCGACAAGGTCCGACCCGACCATATCCGGGTCGCCAGGGAGGACATCGAGGAAGCGTACCGCCAGGTGGACGACAAGGTCGTGGATGCCCTGAGGAGGTCGAAGGCCAACGTCGAGGCGTTCCACCGCCTCCAGCGCCCGGCCGATATGTGGACCCGGGAGGTTGCCCCCGGACTGGTCCTGGGGGTCAAGAACACTTCACTGGACCGCATCGGCATCTACGTGCCGGGGGGCCGAGCGTCCTATCCGTCCACGGTGATCATGTGCGCCGTGCCCGCGAAGGTAGCGGGGGTTCCGCACATCATCATGTGCACCCCGCCCCCGGTCAACCCCTTGACCTTAGTGGCCGCAGACATCGCCGGAGTGGACGCCGTGTATACAGTAGGCGGCGCTCAGGCAATCGCGGCCATGGCCTTCGGGACGCGGTCCATCGACCCCGTCCAGAAGATAGTGGGCCCCGGTAATGTGTATGTCACCATGGCCAAGATGCTCCTGAGAGACCGGGTGGAGATCGATTCCCCCGCCGGCCCCTCGGAGATCGCCGTCCTCGCCGACAGCTCGGCAGAGCCGGAGTTCATCGCCGCTGACATGCTCGCCCAGGCCGAGCACGACCCCAACGCCGCGTGCGTGCTCGTGACCACGGATGAGAACCTGGTGTCCAAGGTCGGCAGGGAGATCGAGCGCAGCGTGCCCCGCTCCGAACGGAAGGAGATCATCGAACGGTCGCTGCAGAACTGCGGATATGTGCTGGCGAGGGACATCGCCTCGGCGGTGGAGATAGTCAACTTCATCGCCCCCGAGCACCTGTCGATCCAGGTCTCCGACCCCCAGGCTGCGCTCAAGGATATCCGCAACGCCGGCTCTATCTTCGTCGGCCGGTATGCGGCGGTGGCCCTGGGCGATTACGCTTCGGGAACGAACCATGTGCTGCCAACCGCCGGCTACGCCCATGTGCACTCCGGCCTCGACGTCATGCACTTTATGAAGCGCAGCTCGGTCCAGATCGTGGACCAGGAGGGCCTGGAGGTCCTTGGGGACACGGTAGAGACACTGTCAAGGGCTGAGGGCCTACACGCCCACGCCCGCTCGGTCGCGGTGCGCCGGAAGCGGCAGGATTGA
- a CDS encoding class I SAM-dependent methyltransferase → MADKDEVEGASSRGSGDQETCWDREYSCPHPMWKGPPKDDLGLELAGVVLELGCGNGKTAAVLVRTASSVVALDFSRVGLRSCRLAVPSPGLELVRGDLRSLPFADRTFDHVVASHVLGHLLQDERRRAMDEIIRVLVPGGTLVLRAFSVKDMRCGQGQEIEAGTFRRGTGIRNHFFSGEELRVLTVGLEEVTLEESVSSKRYGGREMTRAEWSGIFRVIRDGPQSKP, encoded by the coding sequence GTGGCCGATAAGGACGAGGTCGAAGGTGCTTCTTCCCGGGGTAGCGGCGATCAGGAGACCTGCTGGGACCGCGAGTACTCTTGCCCTCATCCCATGTGGAAAGGCCCTCCGAAGGACGACCTCGGCCTGGAGCTCGCTGGGGTCGTGCTGGAGCTGGGCTGCGGAAACGGGAAGACGGCAGCCGTCCTCGTGCGCACTGCCAGCTCTGTGGTGGCGTTGGACTTCTCTCGCGTCGGCCTTAGATCTTGCCGCCTGGCCGTGCCTTCCCCCGGCCTCGAGCTTGTGAGAGGGGACCTGCGCTCCCTCCCCTTCGCCGATCGTACCTTCGATCATGTGGTGGCGTCTCACGTTCTGGGCCATCTGCTGCAAGACGAGCGCCGGAGGGCCATGGACGAGATTATCCGGGTGCTCGTACCAGGGGGCACTCTGGTGCTCAGAGCCTTCTCGGTGAAAGACATGCGATGCGGCCAGGGCCAAGAGATCGAGGCTGGCACCTTCCGGCGCGGTACCGGCATCAGGAACCACTTCTTCAGCGGGGAGGAGCTGCGTGTCCTGACCGTGGGCCTCGAGGAAGTGACGCTAGAGGAGTCGGTGTCCAGCAAGCGCTATGGAGGGCGGGAGATGACTAGGGCGGAGTGGTCCGGCATCTTCCGGGTTATTCGTGATGGCCCTCAGTCCAAGCCGTAG
- a CDS encoding ABC-F family ATP-binding cassette domain-containing protein, translating to MPVSSLMLVRLEGVSKAFGPKDLIKNASMQINDNDRIALVGPNGAGKTTLLKMITGEVRPDTGEISIKTNKIVYLSQFPTFDETTTVNETLTSAPVTEEGKRMAELEAIMSSGELPSGMDWNDISMEYARLQEQTSTHAMSDAERALEHLRTFGIEDKASGKVAELSGGERTKVMLAKVLAQAEKADLLILDEPTNHLDIDAVEWLEDHLLDFKGAVLIVSHDRYFLDRTVTQVYELENAKLRHYAGNYSQFVDKKAMELERQRKEFEKNVRERDRQAKVADEQHRALWFSSTHKTRLKMLERMEVKEAPDKKRDLTLDIAAAQKSGKNVVIARKLKVSRGKKVIFEDLDIDIDNGDKIGLFGPNGAGKTTLIKAILGELPSRGDLWVAPGARIGYFAQGHDLMDPKLSSLEQINKSLEGDARARARAFLYRFMLTQKDAERPISTLSGGERARVALALLLSMDLNFLVLDEPTNYLDLMAKHAVEMALADYPGTFIIVTHDRYLLDSTCNEVAELRGGTLTMFRGSYSQFKGARPGRDVVEEAEVYKVVSGFTDWASRTKYAAGDKVLIAPSEKENYQWALDNGKLRKMPGKERKIIKR from the coding sequence GTGCCCGTATCGAGTCTCATGCTCGTCCGTCTGGAAGGCGTTTCCAAGGCCTTCGGTCCCAAGGACCTCATCAAGAACGCCTCCATGCAGATCAACGACAACGACCGCATCGCCCTCGTGGGACCGAACGGGGCGGGGAAGACCACCCTGCTGAAGATGATCACCGGGGAGGTCCGACCGGACACGGGCGAGATCTCGATCAAGACCAACAAGATCGTCTACCTCTCGCAATTCCCGACGTTCGACGAGACCACCACGGTCAACGAGACTCTGACATCGGCACCTGTGACCGAGGAGGGGAAACGCATGGCGGAGCTGGAGGCGATCATGAGCTCCGGGGAGTTGCCCTCGGGGATGGACTGGAACGACATCTCCATGGAATATGCCAGGCTGCAGGAGCAGACCAGCACGCACGCCATGAGCGACGCGGAACGGGCGCTCGAGCACCTCCGGACCTTCGGCATCGAGGACAAAGCGTCCGGGAAGGTCGCCGAACTGAGCGGTGGGGAGAGGACCAAGGTCATGCTGGCCAAGGTCCTGGCGCAAGCGGAGAAGGCCGACCTGCTGATACTGGACGAACCGACCAACCACCTGGACATCGACGCGGTGGAGTGGCTGGAGGATCATCTCCTCGATTTCAAGGGCGCGGTGCTCATCGTTTCCCATGACCGTTACTTCCTCGACCGCACGGTCACCCAGGTCTACGAGCTGGAGAACGCTAAGCTCAGGCACTATGCCGGCAACTACTCGCAGTTCGTGGACAAGAAGGCGATGGAACTGGAAAGGCAGCGCAAGGAGTTCGAGAAGAACGTCCGGGAGAGGGACCGTCAGGCCAAGGTCGCCGACGAGCAGCACCGGGCCCTATGGTTCTCGTCCACCCACAAGACCAGGCTGAAGATGCTGGAGCGAATGGAAGTCAAAGAAGCGCCGGACAAGAAGCGGGACCTCACCCTCGACATCGCTGCGGCGCAGAAGTCCGGAAAGAACGTAGTCATCGCCCGTAAGCTCAAGGTCTCCCGGGGCAAGAAGGTGATCTTCGAGGACCTTGACATAGACATCGATAACGGAGATAAGATCGGCCTCTTCGGACCTAACGGCGCCGGCAAGACTACGCTCATCAAGGCCATCCTGGGAGAGCTGCCCTCGCGCGGCGACCTGTGGGTGGCTCCCGGGGCGCGCATCGGCTACTTCGCCCAGGGCCACGACCTCATGGACCCCAAGCTCTCCTCGCTGGAGCAGATCAACAAGTCTCTGGAGGGCGATGCCCGGGCAAGGGCGAGGGCGTTCCTGTACCGATTCATGCTCACTCAGAAGGATGCCGAGCGGCCGATCTCGACCCTCTCCGGCGGGGAGCGGGCCAGGGTTGCCCTGGCCCTCCTACTGTCCATGGACCTCAACTTCCTTGTGCTGGACGAGCCCACCAACTACCTGGACCTCATGGCTAAACACGCCGTGGAGATGGCCCTCGCCGACTATCCCGGAACGTTCATCATCGTCACCCATGACCGTTACCTTCTGGACTCCACCTGCAATGAGGTGGCGGAGCTGAGGGGCGGCACCCTCACCATGTTCCGGGGCAGCTACTCCCAGTTCAAGGGCGCCCGCCCGGGACGGGACGTGGTCGAGGAGGCGGAGGTCTACAAGGTCGTCTCTGGCTTCACCGACTGGGCATCGCGGACGAAGTACGCCGCGGGGGACAAGGTGCTCATCGCCCCGTCCGAGAAGGAAAATTACCAATGGGCCCTGGACAACGGCAAGCTGCGAAAGATGCCGGGCAAGGAGCGGAAGATCATCAAGCGATGA
- a CDS encoding hotdog fold thioesterase yields the protein MKKDLPADLEARLGSMVVAPYALHLGMETVSIGENEAVVRMPVDGLTNALGTVHGGAIFSLADQAFALAANSRGEPQVALNASITYLRPGRGDLVATARKVEENKSTSVYEVQVVQGEEVIAIFQGIGYKLRRSEKK from the coding sequence ATGAAGAAGGACCTGCCCGCGGACCTGGAGGCGAGGCTGGGGTCGATGGTGGTCGCCCCATACGCCCTGCACCTCGGGATGGAGACCGTGTCCATCGGTGAGAACGAAGCAGTGGTGCGCATGCCAGTGGACGGACTGACCAATGCACTGGGGACCGTACATGGGGGAGCGATCTTTTCACTCGCGGACCAGGCTTTCGCCCTCGCCGCCAACTCCCGTGGGGAACCGCAGGTGGCTCTCAACGCCAGCATCACTTATCTCAGGCCGGGCCGAGGGGACCTGGTGGCTACCGCCCGCAAGGTGGAGGAGAATAAAAGCACCTCGGTCTACGAGGTCCAGGTCGTCCAGGGGGAGGAGGTCATCGCCATCTTTCAGGGCATTGGCTACAAGCTCCGACGATCGGAGAAAAAGTAG